The following are from one region of the Myxocyprinus asiaticus isolate MX2 ecotype Aquarium Trade chromosome 2, UBuf_Myxa_2, whole genome shotgun sequence genome:
- the slc38a7 gene encoding sodium-coupled neutral amino acid transporter 7: MSRADRAINSESGDWGNSEDAGERAWLLQSPSVDSIQPSIQSEDRRGGTSSLGAVFIVVNAALGAGLLNFPAAFNMAGGVTAGVVLQMCMVLFIISGLVILAYCSQVSNETTYQEVIRAVCGKVLGVICELAIAVYTFGTCIAFLIIIGDQLDKLIGAASHESETETGSHWYTDRKFTITLTSVLIILPLSIPKEIGFQKYASTLSVIGTWYVTIIVIVKYIWPDKDIFPGNIPTSPASWTDVFNAMPTICFGFQCHVSSVPVFNSMKKPEIRPWWAVVTASMIICLFVYTGTGVCGFLSFGSNVSQDVLMSYPSNDIAVAIARAFIIICVVTSYPILHFCGRAVLEGLWLRFKGEEVETDVAKERRRRILQTSIWFCLTLILALFIPDIGRVISLIGGLAACFIFVFPGLCLIQAKLSEHDVRSASWNGMVAYGVIMVTIGAFIFGQTTTNAIYKDIINQPNM, encoded by the exons ATGTCAAGGGCAGACAGGGCGATTAACAGTGAATCGGGAGATTGGGGCAACAGTGAAGATGCTGGTGAAAGGGCGTGGCTCCTACAGAGCCCCAGCGTGGACTCCATTCAACCATCTATCCAATCAGAAGACAGAAGGGGAGGAACTTCCTCACTTGGGGCTGTTTTTATTGTGGTGAATGCTGCTTTGGGAGCCGGACTTCTCAATTTTCCTGCTGCATTCAACATGGCTGGTGGAGTAACAGCAGGAGTGGTCCTACAAATG TGCATGGTGCTTTTCATCATCAGTGGGTTGGTGATCTTGGCTTATTGTTCTCAG GTGAGCAATGAGACCACGTATCAGGAGGTAATTCGTGCTGTATGTGGGAAGGTTCTTGGTGTCATATGTGAGCTGgccatcgctgtttacacctttGGCACCTGCATAGCCTTTCTAATTATTATTGGAGATCAGCTAGACAAGT TGATTGGTGCAGCAAGTCACGAGTCAGAGACGGAAACTGGTTCGCACTGGTATACGGATCGTAAGTTCACCATCACTTTGACCTCAGTGCTAATCATACTGCCTCTGTCCATACCCAAAGAGATCGGCTTCCAGAAATACGCCAG CACACTGAGTGTTATTGGCACCTGGTACGTGACAATCATAGTTATCGTCAAATACATCTGGCCTGACAAAGATATTTTTCCAGGGAACATCCCAACAAG CCCCGCATCCTGGACTGATGTGTTCAACGCCATGCCTACAATCTGCTTTGGATTCCAG TGTCACGTCAGTAGTGTTCCTGTTTTTAATAGCATGAAGAAGCCAGAAATTCGACCTTGGTGGGCAGTCGTCACAGCCAGCATGATTATCTGCCTCTTTGTTTATACAGGCACAG GTGTCTGTGGCTTCCTGTCGTTCGGTTCAAATGTAAGCCAGGATGTCTTAATGTCATATCCGTCCAATGATATTGCAGTGGCCATTGCCCGAGCTTTTATCATCATTTGTGTTGTCACCTCATATCCAATCCTGCACTTCTGTGGAAG GGCAGTGCTGGAAGGTCTATGGCTGCGTTTTAAAGGAGAGGAGGTAGAGACCGATGTGGCAAAGGAACGGAGACGAAGGATTCTGCAGACCTCCATCTGGTTTTGTCTCACACTCATCCTTGCTCTCTTCATTCCCGATATTGGACGAGTCATTTCACTAATTGGTGGTTTGGCTGcatgcttcatttttgtttttccag GGTTGTGTTTGATTCAGGCCAAGCTTTCAGAGCATGATGTCAGATCGGCCAg CTGGAATGGAATGGTGGCTTATGGTGTCATAATGGTTACAATTGGTGCTTTCATCTTTGGCCAGACCACAACTAATGCCATCTACAAAGACATCATCAATCAACCCAACATGTGA
- the tmem208 gene encoding transmembrane protein 208 isoform X1, whose product MAPKGKVGTKGKKQIHDENQDTLKFYCRIILGANAIYAAVNLLLFYNSSTFWTWFFLLFAMVVYIGSYKSMSAMAKAAFADDGSLLDGGIDLNMEQGMAEHLKDVILLTAIVQVLSALSSYFWYLWLLAPARALHLLWANFLGPWFSADSQAAPEENEKNDKKQRRQERRQMKRF is encoded by the exons ATGGCG CCAAAAGGAAAAGTTGGAACCAAAGGCAAAAAACAAATCCACGATGAAAACCAGGATACTCTGAAGTTCTATTGCAGGATTATACTGGGAGCAAAC GCTATTTATGCAGCAGTCAATCTCTTGCTCTTTTACAACTCATCTACATTTTGGACATGG TTTTTTCTACTGTTTGCAATGGTGGTCTATATTGGCAGCTACAAATCTATGTCAGCAATGGCCAAAGctgcatttgctgatgatggcaGCCTGCTGGATGGAGGGATAGACCTTAATATGGAACAGGGCATGGCAGA GCACCTCAAGGATGTGATTCTTCTTACTGCTATTGTTCAGGTCCTCAGCGCTCTGTCATCCTACTTCTGGTACCTCTGGCTCCTG GCACCAGCAAGGGCTTTGCATTTATTATGGGCGAACTTCCTGGGCCCTTGGTTTTCTGCTGATTCACAGGCAGCCCCTGAAGAGAACGAGAAAAATGATAAGAAACAGAGGCGACAGGAAAGACGTCAGATGAAGAGATTCTAG
- the tmem208 gene encoding transmembrane protein 208 isoform X2: protein MGKTQFDVIKQHQNTSQQFFLLFAMVVYIGSYKSMSAMAKAAFADDGSLLDGGIDLNMEQGMAEHLKDVILLTAIVQVLSALSSYFWYLWLLAPARALHLLWANFLGPWFSADSQAAPEENEKNDKKQRRQERRQMKRF, encoded by the exons ATGGGTAAAACACAGTTTGATGTGATTAAGCAGCACCAAAATACTTCACAGCAG TTTTTTCTACTGTTTGCAATGGTGGTCTATATTGGCAGCTACAAATCTATGTCAGCAATGGCCAAAGctgcatttgctgatgatggcaGCCTGCTGGATGGAGGGATAGACCTTAATATGGAACAGGGCATGGCAGA GCACCTCAAGGATGTGATTCTTCTTACTGCTATTGTTCAGGTCCTCAGCGCTCTGTCATCCTACTTCTGGTACCTCTGGCTCCTG GCACCAGCAAGGGCTTTGCATTTATTATGGGCGAACTTCCTGGGCCCTTGGTTTTCTGCTGATTCACAGGCAGCCCCTGAAGAGAACGAGAAAAATGATAAGAAACAGAGGCGACAGGAAAGACGTCAGATGAAGAGATTCTAG